The following DNA comes from Homalodisca vitripennis isolate AUS2020 unplaced genomic scaffold, UT_GWSS_2.1 ScUCBcl_1258;HRSCAF=4654, whole genome shotgun sequence.
gagtacgataagcggacccggtttttatatcgatattgacaaacgatattacttaattacaCAACTATCGATATAACCAACTGATCTTGAAcgataattaaattgtataaatacttcttcatataataaatgttttatcttttatagaaaataacagaCAGTCGAAAGCTCTTGGAGAACTgtgaaacaaagtttaaaaagtggcatgtCAGCTGACCTGCCTGCAGTTGTGTATTTGTACAGATAAGAGAAGTATGGTTTTCTAGAGAGGATGCTTTCAATAACTTCTTAAAAGTAGTTAATCATTCCTACCCAGgagaaaaaatacaaatagttacatatttcatattttctgttatttttatcattttgttattatatgactttttcctatttccagttctagTTGCTTGTTTGATCTTtatagttcctttaatatttatgagattgtaactatattaattattttaatataaaatataattgttattaagaatatggaaatgttgatgtGATAGATAGACTCGTATTCGATATACGAATATTGAGTATCGATGATTATACAAATCAATATAAAGACCGGatccgcttattgtactctaccccCTAggggctgcagtatagtaagcagCCACAACCACAACTGAATAAGGATACATATTTATCAATTAGAAATTCCtaaacaatcaaatataaaaacattttaattataattatttacaattaattgctaTCAGCTCTTTTAACGTACTGTTATTCAATTTTGCtccaaattgattaaaaaaaagtaaaatcatttttattgcatttgaGCAATGACTGCAAGTACAATTGCaatgtacatgtgttatttgtgttagAAGCAGTCATACACGTACGtatatccttcaaaatagtaaaaactaactAAACGTTATACTGTTttggatgttacattttataaacacaagtAACCCACATAATTTCTACTTCTCTTAGATATAAAAACGGGTAGGCGAAgataagcgaacccggttttttttatatcgaagaatgtaatcatcgatacctaatattcgtatctcaaatccttgactatcaatcgatataaaagtatctatagtcttcaataacaatcatatgttttaaattaaaatatggatttaatatttacagtaatgaaataaattattaaagtaaaattaggaaaactgaagacgaccatatttgctcctctcacagttacagttgtttctttcccacaaatttcacataattgatttttcggtatgagtccaacatgttgaagccacgtaaaacatgtcttatcatctttcaaagcaatgtcgtgtagttttctaaaattgactgccatttttaataatcaaatgatacttatatgtaaaattgaaatattaccttacgtgtattatttgaaagtgtttacagctgttgatatagattatttaagttatttgttcaaaataattaatcaatatcgattgattatatcggtggttatgattaagtaatatcattcaTGGCAATTTCGATAtcaaaaaccgggtccgcttatcgtaccctacccataaaAACAGatgaactatactgtaatttgaaatacatccTAATTCAGTTCCACATTAtggttttagtactttagataatcatgaatattgatgattcgattATGGTGGTAgccgcttactatactgcagccccCCCCCTAGGCTTATGGTGCTATGGAAGGTTGGGGTAGGTTCTTCCCTGTGCTGATGACCAAAGGCACAGCTGTCAGCCTGTTCAACTAGTTAGTTTcctttaagatattattttattttcaggctttcctaaacttaattatattaaacgcattttccttaaaaaaaaatgaatattgtgAAATGGCTAAAGTAATCATTTACTGAAACTGATTCAGCCCAGAAAAATACTTAAGAGAGGAATGATACAGATATTGAATAGAGAAAATTACCTCAATATATGTTATACTTATAGGTTACTTATTCatattcttaagttataaataactCCTATTGGAAAAAAACTAAAAGGAGTAATAAAGTTAGATTTATTAGCTTTCACACTTCGGTAAAGATGTTTtccagaaataaaacaaataaacaaatgtagTCTGGATTATTACTTACTTTTAGTCTTCCTCCTGAATCAGGGCCAAATTCTGGTGGAACAGCCATAGTATgatttattacaacttttaaaaattacaatattattgaagAAATGTCTAAAATGCCAGTAATTACTAATCACAACtccattttatttgttaactgaCAAAGATCTGGTTCTTAACCTCACTTTTTCAAACAACAGAACGTCCAAAACTAACTGACACCACAGGCTTCTCACGCAGAATGAAGCGGCTAAAAATGGCAAccggcggagagaaagagtgggggcagagccgagcagagccgagcagtaccgataaatcccgaaaattcgtCGACTGGTCAGAGCCAAGCAGTGCCGACAAACCCTGAACATGCGTCTGTCTGATAGCGACCttagttcggaacggttctgatttcttatctattacgaattaatgagtcgtttcaTATCCGAatatatctgcaaaacatagaaattatatagaattaattatattagtattgaactttctttataactccaaagacactttacaaaatgtgagatggtgcacaacgaataaaatgtaataatttcatcatattttgcatataggcttaaaatgacagtaaatatattttttgtgctattggaatatattcaaattaatagggcaaaagcaacatattataatgtggatccttaattggtagtaaataaattaataattacgctacaaaatctgtaataagagttatgtaatagctatAATAAACTAAGGGGATTAAAAAAGAATCTTGTGAGTAAATAtccaaccaaaaacataattatagaaatatgaaaaaatcaataacaattacctgacttaaatacctaacatagcacggaCATCATTAATAGTAAATACAAAAgtttcctaattatattatagtaatgtaaCTGACATTCAGTTTAAGACCATATATGACCATAggtttggtttacaattttaaacacttatatttatgtaagaaatattacacttatattacagaaatatttatgtaatacatattatgaaaataatttagtcctactgatctctaatgctacgaatatacagATTTACGATACGATTACAATTAGCCtactatatatttctttatttatttacaaactcttTTGTTCCTTTTTAACATTTCCTAGAAGAAACATTCGTACTCTTTTCACTTTAATTGTAATCCGTAAATGgacaaaaaaatagtaattttgagCTTACTCAAGCCTCTCGCAAGAAATCACACAATATGTTGAAAAGCACTTATGAATTATTGGATTCCGTAATTCTGTAATACGGATAGATTAGAGTGCACGTATCAGGCCCGATCATTAATGGgccattatttatttcttctacTTCAGTTATGTGCGCTAGCGGGTACTGCACCCATAAGAGCGCTAGTTAAGATACTTCGCTTTTGGTTGGCTGAAGGAATTTCACACTTAACATAAAAGTATCAACTGaggaaaacaaatgttaatacaatTAATCATAATTAACATCCAATACGGTTTTCATTAAACAAGTGTTATTACGATCTATTCACAATGAAATAATTgtatcgtatttttattttaaacttgtttactcAGAACTTGAAGATGCTTTACTCCTTCAGGACGATCTCACACAAGTAGATGTATGGTCTCAAGCTAACTCAATGACTCTCAACCTTGACAAGTCCAGCTGCATCACTTTCAACCGCAATAAGTCTCCAGTCTTACACACCTACTCAATCAGAGGTCATGCACTTCATAGAAACTTATCTGTCAAGGATCTTGGTGTGACTTTATCATCTAATCTATCTTGGGAACTTCACATCAGGAATATATGCAATAAGGCTGCTCGCAACTTGGGCTTGATACTGAGACTCACCAAGCCCTTTAACGACATTTACTCATTGAAGATTTTGTACTATGCACATGTCAGACCCCATCTCGAGTACTGCAGCGTCGTTTGGTCACCGCACCAGCACTACCTTGTGGATGATATTGAGAAGATACAGAGACGTTTCTTGCGACTTGTTGGGGTTCGTCTTGGTTATAGATACACAGAGGTCCCCATACAAGATATTGCTACTTTCCTGAACATACCATCACTCAGTTCTAGACGCTGTATTCAGGATGTGATGTTTCTCTACCGGTTAATCAACGCTGAGTTGGACTGCCCTGACCTTCTAGAAAAAATCAACTTCAAGGCATCGTTTGGAACCAGAGTCATGAATTCTTTCACCAATGTCGCAGCTTCCTCCTCTTATGCAGCAAATGGCCCAATGCTGAGGATTCAGCGGCTAGGGAACAACATTCCATCCACCTCGACATCTTTATCGCATCCAAATCTGCAATCAAAAGCCGGCTTGCATCACTATAgctagtgcagtcattgaagcattattggtccgaatttttttactgtgaaccgaattgcatacaattttggaattaggtccatcttacccttaacttcaaaagtgaaaatgatttgaactccgcaaccaccctgggggtggttgccaccccttctcgggggtgaattgttttttcttctaaataacctcggatatcgatagaaggcctaattttaagcaaaatatcatctataaagtttttcgaaaaatccaataattttcaagttattggcaatttaaaattcgcattttttttcacgtttttcatcggttttttgcaaatatctccaaaaatatatgttttatcgaaaatattataaataacaaaattgtagcaggtaaataaataaacaatttggttttttataaagtattcttagtgcaatattaagctagatattaaagatcaaagcagttttttattgtgtctgaaatttaatcgttgtggtcaatgccatctagcggcgagcagatgcattttaggcattctaataaaaaagggttttgtagtgcttgaaataagctttaaaatgagcactattaaaagtctttttgcacgtaaaataagtgagctgtattgcaaataagaggagcatctaatgttttttcttttaaatcaatgggtttcataagtgccatttccaccgaaattaaaactaatcgtattccgcctagaactaactttattataaaaattttgatagattttatcagtttgggtGCTTCaggatacatatttttcaaaaaagtcacgattaaaaaaaccatcttttttcataatatctccaaaatgacgacatatacgtataaaagtgtaagaatgaaaaatttaggtatttttcttacaaacaatttgggttttttgtttcttctatcaaacaaaaattgacggagctatgattgtttaaagagcgcgtggcagcgcaatcacagcctctcttaagctctttaacccttcaccgtttgagaaaaagattttttactatatattccaatgaaggatgttgtagctctcttaattacctttacaatagttttttataaattgtgatagcatgaaaattgaaggagttgtggtccaaaaacttatctttttttctacttagtaactgaaaatttcggagtgtgaatatctggagcaatgtgaaagtacgcagtataatagaaacccaaaactattgtaatgtgaacatatatacataatatggctcatatatttttgaaacgtaggcatgaatacataccaacgttcttatatgtaggctatatataacacatttgagtgaattttatataatttgtaaataatttattcaataaatggtaattttttactctaaattaaattgtttttaaatatataatcatatatatttactgttttaatttaggggtagttttaagggtagaaaagcttaagaatatgataatcattttcgagagtgtggaataatatttaaatcctttttattttataaatttttttaaaagtttttaccaaggggtagttttcaagggttgaaagggggttaaaaatttgataattattatagagaatataaaatattacttactctatacttacatctttttatgtcataccaaagtatttttttgtgattttttcaatttaggggttgtttgcaaaggttgtaagattttcaaggggttgaaaatgattttaatatgaggtaattgtgttaaaaaacactttacaatttcaacacttactattatacatgttttctagcgataaaatggctcaatttcaattttcccattaaggggttgtttacaccccttaaaaataataggcggagttcagatcattttcacttttgaagttaagggtaagatgagcctaattccaaaatttcatgcaaatcggttcacagtaaaaaaattcggaggtaagaccgtatttttcgcttcaatgactgcactaagcTGTTTATTATTAATGGCTTGTCTCTACACCTACCCTGCCTGTGTTGTGTctcagtcttttattttattattgtttgtcaaaactgttacctacgtcatagttcatttcttgttttgcatcgttcttgttaagcatctttctttgttattgttataatatttatctatttattgttacacattacttgttatatatttatactttcttgttatgcatcttacaattcatatctatttgtttcattatgtatctattgttttgtttactggttgcatattctattgtttttgtttttgtctactaATAAGTTTCTTTGGTCAATTGTTATGCATctagataaaattgaaacttatttgttgaaatagttatgccgttgaaataataataaaaataaaataaaaataaaacttctattgTATAAGAAGTGGGTGTTTTCTGCATCCCACGCCTCTTATCTTATCCTTAAGTTTCCTGTTTAGTAGGTTTAAGGTTTTCcattttttctaaatctttaacaGGTTTCATGCTTTTTTTTATCCATTCTTCATCTAACTGTCACGTGGAGTTAATACAGTTTTTCCAAATTTGCGCACCTAATTGCCcagtaattttacatttacttgCGTATTTAAATCTGAATGTTAACACAGTTTCATGAGAATCAAATTGCATCTATTCTATccaaaacagtttgaaaatagtATCCCATTCCTCATGGCTTTAAATTGCAGTTTATTTGGAGAGcgtgtatataaaaaaattcgcCTTTACAAAGTACGGGTTACTCTCTAAAAATTAATGTTGTTGCCTTCATCTAATTACTACACTAGGTACTGCACTGTCGCTACCACATGCCTCTTTATGTATTCACTGGAGGGATCGTAACACCGTCGCCGCACTCTTTCTCTTCTCGGCGGTGTCTTTATTTGGCACCGATTGTTAGAATGTTAGTTCAGGTAGATTTATTGTCATCCCACCCGAGATAGTAAACCACGCCGACGACGGTCAGtttctattgttattgttacaataCGCCAAGAGAAGCCCAGCCTCTAGCGACCTGACCAGAGCGGCGCGGCGCGCCAGGGTCGATTATGCGGCTCAGAGGATCTATTATTATTGAAGGCTCAATATACCACGTATCAGTGATTTTAAGTAACAAAACTTTTGAGCATACATCAAATACTTTCCCTACAGGacttttacaatgaaattaaatcctaaaattagagcaaaattcagtattaattttttgtattaattataatataaataactgtagttaaaatatgaatatttatattggatatataATTATTGCATTGTTACTGCTTTGTATTGCGAATACAAGGCAGGGGTACACCACGCCACATTACACTTAACATGCTTCACTGAGATTGCATCGAAATTCTTAAGTCTATAAGACTACAGGCAGACAATCAAACAGAAATGACAGTTTTATATTCCCTTGCCAGAAAAAATGAAATCGTGTCAGCTTCCTAACTGAtaggcttcagtaacgctcagccatatttcattaaaatatatatttatatatatatatcaattaaaacGTCTGGCTGCGTTCTCAAAGTTGGATGTAATGATGCAGTTAAGATTTGGGGTCACGAATGTGTACGGACTAAGTTCATATTTAGGCTCTAAAAGAGAGCTATTCGTTAATTTGTTTAAGGAAACCATGTCTTTCTTTCTGCAAGCCTCTTTTTCAACAACACAGTATATTAACCTTTCTATCAATATACGAGTACATCCTTTACGCGGTCAAATACGTACATACAAAATCTGTCTAAATTCTTTTCTCTACAGACAAATCATTGCTACAACCGACGTAGAAGAAACTTCATAATCATTGtcaaacataaaacttaaattttagaacCACTTATCATTTAACAGTGTCAAGCTCTAAAAACACGGCCAGAGGGAAATAGGCATTACAATGACATAACTTCCTTTgggaagaaagtaaaaaaaacttattttgaggCGTTACCATATTGTCGTAAGATTTCTATTATGTTCGCCATATTGATAGGTTATTAAAACGTGTACTGTAAATTCTTTTATTGATTTGTATGCCATCATGtgcttatttatttagaataagtgATCCTATTAATTCCTAACGCTGTTATGCAGGATTTTGTACTGTTAACCAATAAGATTTCTAAGTTATCAGTTGACAAAtacaaatgttcaatataaaattaaaatactttttgattaTTTAACGATGAAAGAAATTTTGTTAGAGAGAGAATTTACAGACAAATACTGCGCAGAGACCATGACAGAGAGGAAAAATCAGCTCCGCTGGTAGACTTACTATTACTACAATGTTATCCTTTTCAGCCCTTTCCCGGTATGGTGGAAGGCCGCTGCACAACCTCTAGCACGTAGGTATGAGTTTTCTCACCAGTCTCACATGAGTTCAGACCTTCCAGGAAGTTTAGAAATCGCTTGCATCTACTAAACGATATTGTTATAACCTATTGAACCGTGAGGGGCTTAGGAAGCTGACAAGCCGCACTTGTATTGTCCCCAAAGAGTTTGGCATTTCTCAAGAACTAGCAGTTTTGTTTCTTGTTATCGATGGGGAAGTCCCCCGCCAAACACACATTTCTAGAAATAGCTTAGAATACAATTCTccgtattttatacttaattctAGAGGTGTTGAGGATGATACGTGAACCACAGTTTAGTGAACTCCTATTTTTATACGCCAACTCAGACAGGATTGACAGTTAGTTCCTACACAATCTAGGGTAATAAAATGCACACAAAAATATGTACCGTGACCGTGGAACATAGATAGGTAGTAGTGGTTGTGGTTAACATTGTACCACGAAATATCAAGTTCTTTTACCAGTTTCGTACCGTATCAGTTTTGATCAGAGACAAGGTTGTGCCATCTGAATCGTatgtatttgttgaatttttgtctGTTTTAGGTGTAGCGATTGGTTTACGTAGATAAGAAATCTCACATCCAGAATCTCATGAGAGCTAATGGGCATAAGCAAGATCGGAGACAAAACACCACAAGCACACCGACTGAAAGTGGTGCCTCACCGAAGTCACTaacaattttaaaggtaaattgttgaggtgaaaaaatattgtgtaaaggATTATCTGTGATTGTGAGAAAAGCCATATTTCTGGAATTACTGCTCACAGCATAAACATATACCGGTACCTCATGGTTTTCTAAAGATAGgcccattttaaaaatttactttctttctTACATAGATTATTTTAGtcaattgttgaaaatatgtttCTGCAGACTAATAGCGATGCATTGCTTGTACAGGGAGAGTAACGGATGTTGTGAAGTACCATTACGCCATGTGGGAGGTGCATCATTCTAGTCACTTCCTGATTgattaaatagtgttaaaatgaatcagaataaatttttttaaggaaagtgACAATTTTAGACGTGTGATACTTTTCACCATTTCTAACTTTTTCAGAGTTCAACAATAACTTAATTCGTTTTGATAATATGATATCATGGTTATTggaaacatacaaaataatacaacaattcaTAATTGAAATGCTGGTTAACGAACACCAGTATATTCTAATCGTCTTCAATTGTTCGTATAAAGAGGCTGTcaccttttataaattaaaataaaataatctataacaaTTGGATTTCACAGAGAATGTATTGACAATATatgtaattacttaatttaccGGTGTAATATAGAACAGTTGTAAAAAGAAAACTGCAGCCTCAATTTTGTGCGATCTGTCAAAGATTTTGGTATAATGaacgttctttaaaaaaatagagtCTTACTATTTCTGTAGTGCCTACTCCTCTGAGTATATTCTAGTCCTATCGTAACAGTAGATCCAAGTGGATAAAAGTATTGAAGAgggcaaatattttttttcaggaTTGGACAATCAATAAAATTGGTTGTCTCAAAGAACTCATTTTAGACTcagtgttatatttaaaatatgttactgaCTTACTTACAGTAAAAGCATTAATCTAAACCCGCATAACTGCTACACATCTCAATGTGGAATACAAACATTGTGAGACGGATTATCCGCGACTGTAAGAAAccacaatttttaacaaattactggttaacaaacaaaattatttacattggtCTGTTTGTATTAGGATATTTAGGGAATAAAAGTAAGATGTGGCTGGTGCATATTAGTGAGTAAATATTTGCTACAACGTAGGTATTAAACAACGAAGTAATTATTAATGCATAAAAGGAAGTTTAAAGTTTCTAAAGCTGAAATTGctctaaaaataaagttttttattcttatCTTTACTTACTGACTGCGAAAGAGGGGAGATTTTGATTTCGTAATCTCTAATCCAAGAGTGCCATAAAAATAAATCGAGTAaaaggagaaaatattttttgtggcgagtttaacattaacatttttaaagaagataagCCCTTCTGAAGTAAGAACATACGggttaattacaaataatataaaagcaATTACCAAAATCACAAGGTCTTCAACATGCGTAGACAACGTTTTTACCTATTTCAACTGTGAGCTAACCATCacgaaaaatgtataaacactgtcagaatttttccttttttgtaccacaaaaattaaattttgtactaagcactgaaaa
Coding sequences within:
- the LOC124371344 gene encoding uncharacterized protein LOC124371344, which encodes MTLNLDKSSCITFNRNKSPVLHTYSIRGHALHRNLSVKDLGVTLSSNLSWELHIRNICNKAARNLGLILRLTKPFNDIYSLKILYYAHVRPHLEYCSVVWSPHQHYLVDDIEKIQRRFLRLVGVRLGYRYTEVPIQDIATFLNIPSLSSRRCIQDVMFLYRLINAELDCPDLLEKINFKASFGTRVMNSFTNVAASSSYAANGPMLRIQRLGNNIPSTSTSLSHPNLQSKAGLHHYS